From Chryseobacterium salivictor, a single genomic window includes:
- a CDS encoding TPM domain-containing protein gives MRLRSRNYFLAFLLLGLNIFVFAQKVPEKPAILYPVYDQVGLLTQAQKDEINQKLIKFSDSTSTEIEVIIIPTTGGEDVNYLATMYGEKWGIGQKGIDNGIVFLIATEDHTMSIQQGRAVEQYLTASVAGQIMDYIVTPNFKKGLWYEGINRGTTALMEAVQGKFKPIVKDTSSEKGLSPGQLVMIAFFVFIILSFLFKNGGRGGGGNSDDEDVILSRRGRSIYPGGFFPFPGSFGGGGFGGGSRGGGGFGGFGGGGSFGGGGASGGW, from the coding sequence ATGAGATTACGTTCTCGTAACTATTTTTTAGCTTTTCTTTTATTAGGTTTAAACATTTTTGTTTTTGCCCAGAAAGTTCCGGAAAAACCAGCGATACTTTATCCGGTTTATGATCAGGTTGGCCTTTTGACTCAGGCACAAAAAGACGAGATCAACCAGAAATTGATCAAATTTTCAGATTCAACTTCTACTGAAATTGAAGTCATTATCATCCCCACAACCGGTGGCGAAGATGTGAATTATTTGGCGACCATGTATGGTGAAAAATGGGGAATCGGCCAAAAAGGAATTGATAATGGAATTGTTTTCCTTATCGCGACCGAGGATCATACCATGTCGATCCAGCAGGGACGCGCCGTTGAACAGTATTTAACTGCGTCGGTTGCCGGCCAGATTATGGATTATATCGTTACCCCAAATTTTAAGAAAGGGTTGTGGTACGAAGGAATCAACCGCGGAACAACCGCGTTGATGGAAGCTGTTCAGGGAAAATTTAAACCTATTGTTAAAGATACTTCCAGTGAAAAAGGTTTGAGCCCGGGCCAACTCGTAATGATTGCTTTTTTTGTATTCATCATCCTTAGCTTTTTATTTAAAAATGGCGGCCGCGGTGGTGGCGGTAATAGCGATGACGAGGATGTGATTCTCTCCCGAAGAGGACGAAGTATTTATCCCGGTGGATTTTTCCCATTCCCAGGCAGTTTTGGTGGCGGCGGATTTGGCGGCGGTTCCCGCGGTGGTGGCGGATTTGGCGGCTTCGGCGGTGGCGGAAGTTTCGGCGGTGGCGGCGCTTCTGGCGGTTGGTAA
- a CDS encoding pepsin/retropepsin-like aspartic protease family protein, with product MLKKTRFLFLLCATFFIVKAQETIPFRITKHNNIIVKVLVNDKDSLDLMFQIAMEDASISPERTRRADHILFKDEISDGNIIKIGNKKYENIRFFDNELTGHEADGKIGTGIFKGKAFKIDYDNNRFVIYDKMPDLKDYQSIPLFSENGQFYIVADNMIDGEQKEVYFLLQSGYSGGVVYSNEFADGKTLDTKLKITGEKIMKNSAGQSVTTKQGILPFMRVGNFVLKDVTAGFFVGDIKTQKRNYFGADLLKRFNWIFEADRNTVYIKPGKYFYEPYYKIN from the coding sequence ATGCTTAAAAAAACACGTTTCCTATTTCTTTTATGTGCAACTTTTTTCATTGTAAAAGCACAGGAAACCATTCCTTTCAGAATTACAAAACACAATAATATTATTGTAAAAGTTTTGGTGAATGACAAAGATTCTCTGGATCTCATGTTCCAAATTGCGATGGAAGACGCTTCAATCTCTCCGGAAAGAACAAGAAGAGCAGATCATATTCTATTTAAAGATGAAATAAGTGACGGCAACATTATAAAAATCGGAAATAAAAAGTACGAAAATATACGTTTTTTCGACAATGAACTGACAGGTCATGAGGCCGACGGAAAAATCGGAACGGGAATTTTTAAAGGAAAAGCTTTTAAGATTGATTATGACAACAATCGATTTGTGATTTACGACAAAATGCCGGATCTGAAAGATTATCAATCAATTCCGTTATTTTCAGAAAACGGACAGTTTTATATCGTTGCTGATAACATGATTGACGGTGAGCAAAAAGAGGTTTATTTCCTTTTACAATCAGGATATTCCGGCGGAGTGGTTTATAGCAATGAATTTGCAGACGGAAAAACATTAGATACAAAACTGAAAATAACGGGTGAAAAAATCATGAAAAATTCTGCCGGACAGAGTGTAACAACAAAACAGGGAATTTTACCATTTATGAGAGTTGGGAATTTTGTATTAAAAGATGTGACTGCAGGATTTTTTGTCGGAGATATTAAAACGCAAAAGCGAAATTATTTCGGAGCAGATTTATTAAAGAGGTTTAACTGGATTTTTGAGGCCGATAGAAATACAGTTTATATTAAACCGGGTAAATATTTTTATGAGCCTTATTATAAAATTAATTAA
- a CDS encoding head GIN domain-containing protein: MKTISISALAALLTLCSCNIKSENGFPFNLTPKEGTGILKTQEYKMSFDEIKVAQSINAEVLKANEEKVVITAPSDILDDILVENNGGKLYIHFKPNLNISARNITVKIFAKDFNTIKASSSATIIIKDKFTQDKTDIGVSSSGTIKGNLEANDLSIDVSSSGTYSGTVWAVNLESEATSSGDIIIAGKTKNATLKASSSGTLNAKNVIAENAEISASSSGDVSLSVSNQLNASASSSGGIEIIRKGNLNIVSQKESSGGSISIR; this comes from the coding sequence ATGAAAACAATTTCTATTTCTGCACTCGCCGCATTGCTAACCCTGTGTTCCTGCAACATCAAATCTGAGAATGGATTTCCTTTTAATCTGACCCCAAAAGAAGGAACCGGCATCCTCAAAACGCAGGAATATAAAATGTCTTTTGACGAAATTAAAGTTGCGCAGTCCATTAATGCAGAAGTACTAAAAGCGAACGAAGAAAAAGTCGTGATTACAGCTCCATCTGATATTTTAGATGATATTTTAGTGGAAAATAACGGCGGTAAACTGTACATCCACTTTAAACCAAATCTTAATATTTCAGCACGGAATATCACGGTGAAAATTTTTGCTAAAGATTTTAATACCATTAAAGCCAGCTCATCCGCAACGATAATCATTAAAGATAAATTCACCCAGGATAAAACCGATATTGGAGTTTCCAGCTCAGGGACGATTAAAGGAAATCTGGAAGCCAATGATTTATCGATTGACGTATCGAGTTCGGGAACCTATTCCGGAACGGTTTGGGCAGTAAATCTGGAATCTGAAGCGACTTCTTCCGGTGATATCATTATTGCCGGCAAAACAAAGAACGCTACTTTGAAAGCCTCCTCATCCGGTACCTTAAACGCCAAAAACGTCATCGCTGAAAATGCTGAAATCAGCGCATCGAGCAGTGGCGACGTAAGCCTTTCTGTTTCCAATCAGCTGAACGCTTCGGCAAGTTCGTCAGGAGGAATTGAAATTATCCGAAAAGGGAATCTAAACATCGTCAGCCAGAAAGAAAGCAGTGGTGGAAGTATTTCGATCCGATAA
- a CDS encoding M3 family metallopeptidase, which produces MKNITSVFLISSLAMTTACTTMKTTNASPAEIPVPDATLAANPFMKKSPLQYQAPEFDKIKDEHFKPAFDYGMKVQIVEVDNIANNPAAPTFENTIVALENSGEVLKRAQLVFYNLTGSNTNPTLQKLEEVYAPVFSALSDKIMLNEKLYNRIKGIKKENLGSEEKRLLELYTTNFEIAGANLSPENKAKVKKVNEELATLSTQYTSKLLNARKDGALLITDVKELDGLSADEIAAAAADAKSAGKTGYLLALQNTTQQPLLQNLKNRATREKLFKASWYRAEKGDADDTRSILEREAKLRMEKGHLMGKKSFAEWKLQDQMAKTPENAMNLLARLATPAVETAKKESDEIQKLIDQQKGGFTVEPWDWNFYAEQVRKAKYDLDENQIKPYFEVKTVLEKGVFYAAEKFYGITFKKRNDLPVYHPDVVAYEVFDRDGKSLAIYYLDFYTRNNKNGGAWMSNFVEQSHLLGQKPVIVNVFNYQKPAEGKPSLISYDDVTTMFHEFGHTLHGLFADQKYISISGTNVPRDFVEFPSQINEFFALEPSVLKNYALHYQTKQPMPQALVDKIKKAGTFNQGYSTTELVSAATIDMNWHSVTDASQFKPTLEFEKAVLAKYGFNLKEVPPRYHSPYFAHIWGGGYSAGYYAYMWSDMLNADAWDWITTHGGMTRENGDRFRKYILSVGNSMDLNEAFKNFTGRTPDLKPLLKSKGFIK; this is translated from the coding sequence ATGAAAAATATTACATCTGTTTTTTTAATTTCATCTTTGGCGATGACAACCGCCTGTACAACTATGAAAACCACCAATGCTTCCCCTGCCGAAATTCCAGTTCCGGATGCCACTCTGGCAGCAAATCCTTTTATGAAAAAAAGTCCGTTGCAATATCAGGCTCCCGAATTTGATAAAATTAAGGACGAACATTTCAAACCCGCATTTGATTATGGGATGAAAGTGCAAATCGTGGAAGTAGATAATATCGCCAATAATCCTGCAGCTCCAACTTTTGAAAATACCATCGTCGCTTTAGAAAACAGCGGTGAAGTGTTGAAAAGAGCACAGCTTGTATTTTATAATTTGACGGGATCCAATACCAACCCCACCTTACAGAAACTGGAAGAAGTGTATGCTCCCGTTTTTTCGGCATTGAGCGATAAAATTATGCTGAATGAGAAATTGTATAACAGAATCAAAGGCATTAAAAAAGAAAATTTAGGTTCCGAAGAAAAAAGACTTTTGGAATTGTATACCACCAATTTCGAAATCGCCGGAGCCAATCTTTCTCCTGAAAACAAAGCGAAGGTTAAGAAAGTTAATGAAGAATTAGCCACGCTTTCTACGCAGTATACCAGCAAACTGTTAAATGCAAGAAAAGATGGTGCCCTGTTGATTACCGATGTGAAAGAACTGGATGGACTTTCTGCTGATGAAATCGCCGCCGCTGCTGCCGATGCGAAAAGTGCCGGAAAAACTGGGTATTTACTCGCCTTACAAAATACCACGCAACAGCCATTGCTTCAGAATTTGAAAAACAGAGCAACCAGAGAAAAACTCTTCAAGGCCTCCTGGTACAGAGCTGAAAAAGGAGATGCGGACGACACCAGAAGCATCCTGGAAAGAGAAGCAAAACTGAGAATGGAAAAAGGACATCTGATGGGTAAAAAATCTTTTGCAGAATGGAAACTTCAGGATCAGATGGCGAAAACTCCCGAAAATGCAATGAACCTTTTGGCACGTTTGGCAACTCCTGCCGTAGAAACTGCGAAAAAAGAAAGCGACGAAATTCAGAAACTGATCGACCAGCAAAAAGGAGGTTTCACCGTAGAACCCTGGGATTGGAATTTCTACGCAGAACAGGTAAGAAAAGCAAAATATGATTTGGATGAAAATCAAATCAAGCCTTATTTTGAAGTGAAAACCGTTTTAGAAAAAGGAGTGTTCTACGCTGCAGAAAAATTCTACGGAATTACTTTTAAGAAAAGAAATGACCTTCCTGTTTATCACCCCGATGTTGTGGCTTATGAAGTTTTCGACCGTGACGGGAAATCTCTCGCGATTTACTATCTGGATTTCTACACCAGAAATAACAAAAACGGCGGAGCCTGGATGAGCAACTTCGTCGAGCAATCACATTTATTAGGTCAAAAACCAGTGATCGTAAATGTCTTTAATTATCAGAAACCGGCGGAAGGAAAACCTTCGTTGATTTCGTATGATGATGTTACCACGATGTTCCACGAGTTCGGACATACGCTGCACGGATTGTTTGCAGACCAAAAATACATTTCAATTTCGGGAACCAACGTGCCGCGTGATTTCGTGGAATTTCCTTCTCAAATTAATGAGTTTTTTGCGTTGGAACCATCTGTACTGAAAAATTACGCTTTGCATTATCAAACCAAACAGCCGATGCCACAGGCTTTAGTTGATAAAATTAAAAAAGCAGGAACTTTCAATCAGGGATATTCTACAACAGAACTGGTTTCTGCGGCAACCATCGATATGAACTGGCATTCTGTAACCGACGCTTCCCAGTTTAAACCGACTTTGGAATTTGAAAAAGCCGTTCTGGCAAAATATGGTTTTAATTTGAAAGAAGTTCCGCCAAGATACCATTCTCCTTATTTTGCACACATTTGGGGCGGTGGTTATTCTGCGGGATATTACGCTTATATGTGGAGCGACATGCTGAATGCTGATGCGTGGGACTGGATCACAACGCATGGTGGAATGACGCGTGAAAACGGCGACCGTTTCCGTAAATACATTTTATCTGTTGGGAATTCAATGGATCTAAATGAAGCGTTTAAAAACTTTACCGGCAGAACTCCTGATTTGAAACCACTGTTGAAAAGCAAAGGATTTATTAAATAG
- a CDS encoding pyridoxal phosphate-dependent aminotransferase, with the protein MPKISHRAQHMPASPVRKLVPYALQAKQKGIKVYHLNIGQPDIETPQSALDAVKNNDLKIFEYALSEGNLDYRTALKDYYHSLGFTDLTTDNFIVTNGGSEALNFAISTLCDDGDEIIIPEPYYANYNGFTNTFNVNVVAVSSTIDSGFSLPPIEDFEKKITPKTRAILICNPGNPTGYLYTREELQKLADIALKHDIVIISDEVYREYVYDGKQQVSMFDFPEIAENCVIIDSESKRYSMCGARIGFMVTRSKEIHDAAMLFAQARLSPVLLGQIAAAAAHVNDTEYILKVRAEYTHRRNVLVDLLNGIPGVICPKPKGAFYCAVELPVDDTDKFAQWLLESYSHNNETIMVAPMSGFYSNPELGKKQVRIAYVLKEADLRRSVELLNDALQKYKIEFGL; encoded by the coding sequence ATGCCAAAAATATCTCACAGAGCGCAGCATATGCCTGCATCGCCGGTAAGAAAACTGGTTCCTTACGCGTTGCAAGCAAAACAGAAAGGAATAAAAGTGTATCATTTGAATATTGGTCAGCCCGATATCGAAACACCGCAATCTGCTTTGGATGCTGTGAAAAACAATGATTTAAAGATTTTTGAATATGCACTTTCCGAAGGCAATCTGGATTACAGAACAGCGCTGAAGGATTATTATCATTCTTTAGGATTTACCGATTTGACGACCGATAATTTCATCGTGACCAACGGTGGTTCTGAAGCGTTGAATTTTGCGATTTCTACGTTGTGTGATGATGGTGATGAAATTATTATTCCTGAGCCTTATTATGCGAATTATAATGGGTTTACCAATACTTTCAATGTAAATGTTGTCGCGGTTTCTTCTACCATCGACAGTGGATTTTCCTTGCCGCCGATTGAAGATTTTGAGAAAAAAATCACACCGAAAACAAGAGCGATTTTAATTTGTAATCCCGGGAATCCAACAGGGTATCTTTATACCAGAGAAGAGTTGCAGAAGTTGGCAGATATTGCTTTGAAACACGATATTGTGATTATTTCCGATGAGGTTTACAGAGAATATGTGTACGATGGAAAACAGCAGGTTTCAATGTTTGATTTCCCCGAAATTGCAGAAAACTGTGTGATCATCGATTCTGAGTCCAAAAGATATTCAATGTGTGGTGCAAGAATCGGTTTTATGGTGACCCGTTCGAAAGAAATTCATGATGCTGCGATGCTTTTTGCGCAGGCGAGATTAAGTCCGGTTCTTTTGGGACAGATTGCAGCGGCTGCGGCTCACGTCAATGATACAGAATATATTTTGAAAGTCCGTGCAGAATATACGCACCGCAGAAATGTTTTGGTTGATTTACTCAACGGAATTCCGGGCGTGATTTGTCCGAAGCCGAAAGGAGCATTTTACTGTGCGGTGGAACTTCCGGTAGATGATACCGATAAATTTGCGCAATGGTTGCTGGAAAGCTATTCTCATAACAACGAAACTATTATGGTCGCGCCGATGAGCGGTTTTTACAGCAATCCGGAATTGGGTAAAAAACAGGTGAGAATTGCATATGTTTTGAAAGAAGCTGACTTGCGCAGAAGTGTGGAATTGTTGAATGACGCGCTTCAAAAATATAAGATTGAATTCGGTCTGTAA
- a CDS encoding DUF2199 domain-containing protein, producing the protein MNSKYKCSVCGEIHHDYPALTFAYPNSYHWLTEEQKNSYPVHIDSDFCTIEYPDRTDRFIRVVLKQKIAKSALYLEYGLWVSLSEESYEDYAANFNNENHETLYFGWLSNALPDYKFEKSIPMDVKTKSGNQRPEIYPHLDFDHPFVHDFYHGITKEEAEKRIHNMLSNSPK; encoded by the coding sequence ATGAATTCAAAATATAAATGTTCAGTTTGTGGTGAGATTCATCACGACTATCCGGCGCTCACTTTTGCTTATCCCAATTCTTATCATTGGCTTACGGAGGAACAAAAAAACAGTTATCCTGTTCATATCGATTCAGATTTCTGTACGATTGAATATCCGGACCGAACTGACCGGTTTATTCGGGTGGTGCTGAAACAGAAGATTGCAAAATCGGCTCTTTATTTGGAATATGGTCTTTGGGTTTCTTTAAGCGAAGAAAGTTATGAGGATTATGCCGCAAATTTCAATAATGAAAATCACGAAACCCTCTATTTTGGATGGTTGAGCAATGCCCTTCCGGATTACAAATTTGAAAAAAGCATTCCAATGGATGTAAAAACCAAAAGTGGAAATCAAAGGCCGGAAATTTATCCACATTTAGATTTTGATCATCCTTTTGTGCACGATTTTTACCATGGAATTACCAAAGAAGAGGCCGAAAAAAGAATTCATAATATGCTCTCCAACAGTCCGAAATAA
- the murB gene encoding UDP-N-acetylmuramate dehydrogenase: protein MKIQQNFSLKNHNTFGVDVSARFFAEVTSSGELLEAINHSKTQSLPMLFLGGGSNILFTQNFDGVVIQLDLKGVSEEIINENEVLVTSKAGENWHEFVQYSLGKNYGGLENLSLIPGNVGTSPMQNIGAYGTEIKDTFVSCKVLNLGTLEVEEFNHEKCRFGYRESIFKREGKGKYVILEVTFKLTRKDHFIKTEYGAIQSELKKSGIENPTIQDVSKAVINIRQSKLPDPKLIGNAGSFFKNPSVPMVQFLEVQKRYPEIPNYPNGDLVKIPAGWLIEQCGWKGKQIGNVASHQLQALVIVNATGNATGKEIYDFSTKIIDSVKEKFGIELEREVNIV, encoded by the coding sequence ATGAAGATTCAACAAAATTTTTCTTTAAAAAATCACAACACTTTCGGCGTTGATGTGTCCGCCAGATTTTTCGCAGAAGTTACTTCTTCAGGCGAACTTTTGGAGGCAATCAATCACTCAAAAACCCAATCACTCCCCATGCTTTTCCTCGGTGGTGGAAGCAATATTTTATTTACCCAAAATTTTGATGGAGTTGTCATTCAATTAGATTTGAAAGGTGTTTCAGAAGAAATTATCAATGAGAATGAGGTTCTGGTAACTTCAAAAGCGGGGGAGAACTGGCATGAGTTTGTTCAGTACAGTTTGGGCAAAAATTACGGGGGTTTAGAAAATTTATCATTGATTCCCGGTAATGTTGGGACGTCACCGATGCAGAATATCGGAGCTTACGGGACGGAGATTAAGGATACTTTCGTGAGTTGTAAAGTATTGAATTTGGGGACTTTGGAAGTAGAAGAATTCAATCATGAAAAATGCCGTTTCGGTTACAGGGAATCTATTTTTAAAAGAGAAGGAAAAGGGAAATATGTTATTCTGGAAGTGACTTTTAAACTGACCCGAAAAGACCATTTCATCAAAACAGAATACGGCGCAATACAATCTGAGTTAAAAAAATCGGGAATTGAAAATCCAACGATTCAGGATGTTTCTAAAGCTGTTATTAATATCAGACAAAGTAAATTACCGGATCCGAAACTGATCGGAAATGCGGGTAGTTTTTTTAAAAATCCTTCGGTTCCGATGGTGCAGTTTTTAGAAGTTCAGAAAAGATATCCGGAAATACCGAATTATCCAAATGGGGATTTGGTGAAGATTCCGGCGGGCTGGCTGATCGAACAGTGCGGCTGGAAAGGGAAGCAAATAGGGAATGTGGCTTCACATCAATTGCAGGCTCTGGTGATTGTGAATGCAACAGGAAATGCGACTGGAAAAGAAATTTATGATTTTTCTACGAAGATCATTGATTCGGTAAAAGAAAAATTCGGGATTGAGTTGGAAAGAGAGGTAAATATTGTTTAA
- the rpmB gene encoding 50S ribosomal protein L28 codes for MSRICQITGKRAMVGNNVSHANNKTKRRFEINLLEKKFYLPEQEKSVTLKVSAHGLRIINRIGIEEAIVRGTRSGFIKK; via the coding sequence ATGTCAAGAATTTGCCAAATAACAGGAAAGCGTGCCATGGTAGGAAACAATGTTTCTCACGCTAATAACAAAACGAAGCGTCGTTTTGAAATTAACTTATTGGAAAAGAAATTTTACCTTCCGGAGCAAGAGAAATCTGTAACTTTAAAAGTTTCAGCTCACGGATTGAGAATTATCAATAGAATAGGGATTGAAGAAGCAATTGTAAGAGGGACCAGAAGTGGTTTCATTAAAAAATAA
- the rpmG gene encoding 50S ribosomal protein L33 codes for MAKKGNRVQVILECTEHKETGVAGMSRYITTKNKKNTTERLELRKFNPVLKKYTVHKEIK; via the coding sequence ATGGCAAAAAAAGGGAATAGAGTACAGGTGATTTTGGAGTGCACAGAGCATAAAGAAACCGGAGTAGCAGGAATGTCAAGATACATCACTACTAAAAACAAGAAGAACACTACTGAGAGATTAGAGTTGAGAAAATTCAACCCTGTACTGAAGAAATATACTGTTCACAAAGAAATTAAGTAA
- a CDS encoding DUF4295 family protein encodes MAKKVVATLQGGAGSKKMTKVVKMVKSAKSGAYVFDEKVMNADEVDAYLKK; translated from the coding sequence ATGGCAAAAAAAGTAGTAGCAACACTTCAAGGTGGTGCAGGTTCAAAAAAAATGACCAAAGTTGTGAAAATGGTAAAGTCTGCTAAAAGTGGAGCTTACGTTTTCGATGAGAAAGTAATGAACGCTGATGAAGTTGATGCTTATTTGAAAAAATAA
- the ftsY gene encoding signal recognition particle-docking protein FtsY, whose translation MSWYKKIFKKEEKESLDKGLEKSSQGFFEKISKAVVGKSTVDEDVLDHLEEILIASDVGASTTIKIIERIEQRVARDKFVGTDELDQILREEITGLLLENPHAGTGNIDETKKPYVIMVVGVNGVGKTTTIGKLAHQFKSEGKKVVLGAADTFRAAATEQLTIWSERVGVPIVKQNMGSDPASVAFDTVQSAVANQADVVIIDTAGRLHNKVNLMNELTKIKRVMQKVIPDAPHEILLVLDGSTGQNAFEQAKQFTAATEVNALAVTKLDGTAKGGVVIGISDQFQIPVKYIGVGEKMTDLQFFNGAEFVDSFFKKR comes from the coding sequence ATGAGTTGGTATAAAAAAATATTCAAAAAGGAGGAGAAGGAATCTTTAGATAAAGGTTTAGAAAAATCCAGTCAAGGTTTTTTCGAGAAAATTTCTAAAGCAGTTGTTGGGAAAAGTACCGTTGATGAAGATGTTTTGGATCATCTCGAAGAAATTCTTATCGCCTCGGATGTTGGTGCATCTACCACCATTAAAATCATTGAAAGAATTGAGCAGCGTGTTGCAAGAGATAAATTTGTAGGAACCGATGAACTCGATCAGATTCTTCGTGAAGAAATTACCGGTTTACTTCTGGAAAACCCGCACGCCGGAACCGGAAATATTGATGAAACGAAAAAACCTTATGTCATAATGGTTGTCGGCGTTAATGGAGTGGGAAAAACCACGACAATCGGGAAATTGGCGCACCAGTTTAAATCGGAAGGGAAAAAAGTAGTACTGGGTGCTGCAGATACTTTCCGGGCAGCGGCAACAGAACAATTAACGATTTGGAGCGAAAGAGTTGGTGTGCCGATTGTGAAACAGAATATGGGCAGCGATCCTGCATCTGTGGCTTTTGATACGGTGCAAAGTGCGGTGGCCAATCAGGCAGATGTCGTTATTATAGATACTGCCGGTCGTTTGCATAACAAAGTGAATCTGATGAACGAACTGACGAAGATCAAAAGAGTGATGCAGAAAGTAATTCCTGATGCTCCTCACGAGATTCTTTTGGTTTTGGACGGTTCTACCGGACAAAATGCTTTTGAGCAGGCAAAGCAGTTTACAGCCGCAACGGAAGTTAATGCCTTAGCCGTAACAAAACTCGATGGTACTGCGAAAGGAGGAGTGGTGATCGGGATTTCTGATCAGTTTCAAATTCCTGTAAAATATATCGGCGTTGGTGAAAAGATGACTGATTTACAGTTCTTTAACGGAGCTGAATTTGTAGATTCTTTCTTTAAAAAAAGGTAA
- a CDS encoding GlsB/YeaQ/YmgE family stress response membrane protein — MGILTWIIFGLIAGAIAKFIMPGNQGMGWLLTIVLGIIGAYVGAFVGQLLGLGDVTGFNIGSMFLAVAGALIVLWIYGMATKRG; from the coding sequence ATGGGAATTTTAACTTGGATCATTTTTGGTCTTATCGCAGGAGCTATTGCAAAATTCATTATGCCGGGGAATCAGGGAATGGGTTGGTTACTCACCATTGTACTAGGAATCATAGGTGCTTATGTCGGTGCATTTGTCGGCCAGCTCTTAGGTTTGGGTGATGTAACAGGATTCAACATCGGAAGTATGTTTTTGGCTGTTGCAGGTGCCTTAATTGTTTTGTGGATTTACGGAATGGCCACCAAACGAGGTTAA